One genomic window of Glycine max cultivar Williams 82 chromosome 16, Glycine_max_v4.0, whole genome shotgun sequence includes the following:
- the LOC100796281 gene encoding polyneuridine-aldehyde esterase-like, which yields MGSQNCMDRKHYVLVHGACHGAWCWYKLKPRLESAGHKVTVLDLAASGTNMKKIEDVDTFSEYSAPLLQLMATIPSNEKLVLVGHSLGGLNIALAMEKFPEKVAVGVFLTAFAPDTEHHPSYVLEKYNERTPLAAWLDTEFAPSGNKTSMFFGPNFLSDKLYQLSPIEDLELAKTLARPSSLFMEDLTKQKNFSKEGYGSVPRAFIVCTEDLGIPLEYQLLMIQNVGFNDVVEVKDADHMVMLCKPQELFDSLQQIATKYA from the exons ATGGGTTCACAAAATTGTATGGATAGGAAGCACTATGTTCTGGTGCATGGGGCATGCCATGGAGCTTGGTGTTGGTATAAGCTCAAGCCACGCTTGGAATCTGCAGGCCATAAGGTCACAGTACTTGACCTTGCAGCTTCTGgaaccaacatgaagaaaattgaAGATGTTGATACTTTCTCAGAGTATTCTGCGCCTTTGTTGCAGCTAATGGCCACAATTCCCTCAAATGAGAAGTTAGTTCTAGTTGGTCACAGCCTTGGAGGGCTGAACATAGCACTTGCAATGGAGAAATTCCCAGAAAAGGTAGCAGTTGGTGTTTTCTTAACAGCTTTTGCTCCAGACACTGAACACCACCCATCTTATGTCTTGGAAAAG TACAATGAGAGGACCCCGTTAGCTGCATGGTTAGACACTGAATTTGCTCCAAGCGGAAACAAAACATCAATGTTCTTCGGCCCCAACTTCTTGTCCGACAAGCTCTACCAACTGTCCCCTATTGAG GACTTGGAATTGGCCAAGACTTTAGCAAGGCCATCATCGCTCTTCATGGAAGACTTGACTAAACAAAAGAACTTCTCCAAAGAGGGATATGGGTCAGTTCCACGTGCCTTTATTGTTTGCACGGAGGACCTTGGAATTCCATTGGAATATCAGCTCTTGATGATCCAAAATGTTGGGTTCAATGACGTTGTAGAGGTCAAAGACGCAGATCATATGGTTATGCTTTGCAAGCCACAAGAACTATTCGATTCCCTCCAGCAGATAGCGACTAAATATGCATGA
- the LOC100796815 gene encoding serine carboxypeptidase-like 27, giving the protein MECSQFSVFLLLSIFVGICLASTEEQERDRIAKLPGQPENVLFAHYSGYVTVNEEAGRALFYWLVETPASIEPSSRPLVLWLNGGPGCSSIGYGAAEEIGPFRINSDGNSLYSNPYAWNNLANILFLDSPAGVGFSYSNTTSDLYTAGDQRTAEDAYTFLVNWFERFPQYKHRDFYIAGESYAGHYVPQLSQLVYRRNKGIENPVINFKGFMVGNAVIDDFHDYIGTFEYWWVNGLISDSTYKKLGIACDFYSSEHPPENCVEALELATLEQGNIDPYSIYTPVCNDIAAIKRRLGGRYPWLSRAYDPCTERYSTLYFNRPEVQKALHANVTGIPYSWAGCNDVIVENWGDSPLSMLPIYQELIEGGIRIWVFSGDTDSVVPVTASRYSIRALNLSTIINWYAWYDNDEVGGWSQVYEGLTLVTVRGAGHEVPLHKPRQGFILFKTFLEDKNMPLPIDRSLSGPTDKSLNKNIRLARPIRKITMPSSTQGFTY; this is encoded by the exons ATGGAATGTTCCCAATTCTCTGTTTTTTTGCTTTTGTCCAtttttgtgggaatttgtttAGCTTCTACTGAGGAACAGGAAAGGGACAGGATTGCCAAGCTGCCAGGACAACCAGAAAATGTGCTATTTGCACACTACTCAGGCTATGTGACTGTGAATGAAGAAGCTGGGAGAGCATTGTTCTATTGGCTGGTTGAGACACCAGCTAGTATTGAACCAAGTTCAAGACCACTAGTGTTGTGGCTCAATGGTGGACCTGGATGCTCCTCTATTGGTTATGGAGCAGCTGAAGAAATTGGCCCTTTTAGAATTAATTCTGATGGGAATTCACTTTACTCCAATCCTTATGCTTGGAACAACT TGGCAAATATACTCTTCCTTGATTCTCCTGCTGGTGTTGGCTTTTCATATTCTAACACAACATCTGATCTGTATACAGCAGGTGACCAAAGGACAG CTGAAGATGCATATACATTCCTTGTTAATTGGTTTGAAAGATTTCCTCAGTATAAGCATAGAGATTTCTACATTGCTGGAGAAAGTTATGCAG GTCACTATGTTCCTCAGTTGTCTCAACTTGTTTACCGGAGAAATAAAGGAATCGAGAATCCAGTTATAAATTTCAAGGGTTTTATG GTTGGAAATGCAGTCATTGATGATTTCCATGATTATATTGGAACATTTGAGTACTGGTGGGTCAATGGTTTGATTTCAGATTCCACATATAAGAAGCTGGGAATTGCCTGTGACTTTTATTCTTCTGAGCATCCACCAGAGAATTGTGTGGAAGCTCTCGAACTTGCAACTTTGGAGCAGGGAAACATTGATCCATATAGCATTTATACACCAGTATGCAATGATATAGCAGCAATCAAACGCCGTTTGGGGGGTCGCTAT CCATGGTTGTCTCGAGCATATGATCCCTGTACTGAGAGGTACTCTACCTTGTATTTCAATCGTCCAGAAGTTCAGAAGGCACTTCATGCCAATGTAACTGGGATTCCTTATTCATGGGCAGGATGCAA TGATGTTATTGTGGAAAATTGGGGTGATTCTCCGCTATCTATGCTTCCAATATATCAAGAACTTATTGAAGGTGGTATCAGAATATGGGTATTCAG TGGAGACACTGATTCAGTAGTTCCTGTAACCGCGTCTCGGTATTCAATCCGTGCCTTGAACCTATCTACCATCATCAATTGGTACGCTTGGTATGATAATGACGAG GTTGGTGGCTGGAGTCAAGTTTATGAGGGGCTTACATTGGTTACAGTAAGAGGGGCAGGGCACGAGGTTCCACTTCATAAACCCCGCCAAGGTTTTATCCTTTTCAAGACATTCTTGGAGGACAAGAACATGCCATTGCCAATTGATAGAAGCCTTAGTGGCCCAACTGATAAATCACTGAACAAGAACATTCGGTTGGCTAGGCCCATACGCAAGATCACTATGCCATCATCGACGCAGGGCTTTACTTATTAG
- the LOC100797342 gene encoding tetraspanin-6 — translation MQRFSNTVIGFLNFFTLLASIPIIGAGLWMARSTLTCENFFQTPLLVIGFVVLVISLTGLIGACFHVAWALWVYLVIMVFIIATLLGFTIFGFVVTEQGGGVEVPGRAYKEYRLERYSPWLRNRIQDPQYWSTIRSCILGSNTCAKLAFWTPLDYVQRDMSPIQSGCCKPPTACMYNEETVVVTPDSDCYRWNNAPTLLCYDCNSCKAGVLENIRRDWHNISVLNVVVLVFLIGIYSIACCAFRNARRAQTDYPHGENRMTKVKPRWDYYCWRWWYNKKEELF, via the exons ATGCAACGTTTCAGCAACACAGTGATCGGATTCTTGAACTTTTTCACGCTCTTGGCATCAATACCCATCATTGGTGCGGGTCTATGGATGGCAAGGAGCACCCTAACATGTGAAAATTTCTTCCAAACCCCACTTTTGGTCATAGGCTTTGTTGTGCTTGTGATTTCGCTAACGGGTTTAATAGGGGCATGCTTTCATGTGGCATGGGCATTGTGGGTGTACTTGGTGATCATGGTGTTCATTATAGCTACCCTCTTAGGGTTTACCATATTTGGCTTTGTTGTGACTGAACAGGGTGGGGGAGTGGAAGTGCCTGGTAGGGCTTACAAGGAGTATCGTCTCGAGCGTTATTCGCCATGGCTGAGGAATAGGATTCAGGATCCTCAGTATTGGAGCACCATAAGAAGCTGCATTTTGGGGTCTAACACTTGTGCAAAGCTTGCCTTTTGGACCCCTCTTGATTACGTGCAGAGGGACATGTCTCCCATTCAG TCAGGATGTTGTAAGCCACCAACAGCGTGCATGTACAACGAGGAAACAGTGGTAGTGACCCCAGACTCGGATTGCTACCGTTGGAATAACGCCCCAACTCTGCTTTGCTACGACTGCAACTCTTGCAAGGCTGGTGTGCTCGAAAACATTAGAAGGGACTGGCACAACATCTCTGTTCTTAACGTTGTCGTGCTTGTGTTCCTCATAGGCATATATTCCATTGCCTGTTGCGCTTTCAGGAACGCAAGAAGAGCTCAAACTGATTACCCTCATGGCGAAAACCGCATGACCAAAGTTAAACCTAGATGGGATTATTATTG TTGGAGATGGTGGTATAACAAGAAGGAGGAGCTTTTTTGA